From the Salana multivorans genome, the window CCCGGCTGGCGCGGCGGAGTCGACGACGAGCGTCGCCGGCACCGCGTCGCTCACGGTGACGTCGGTCGCGACGGACGGTCCGTCGTTGTGGACGCGGACGACGAACGTGGCGGGCGCCCCCGCGACGAGCACGTCGGGCGCGACGGACTTGAGGGTGGCCAGGTCGGCGGAGGCCGTGACGAGCGTCGAGGCCACCGCGTCCCGGCCGATCGACGGCCCGGGCACGGGAGATGACGCGTGCGCCTGGTTGACCAGCGTCGTCCCGTGGGGGACGGCGGGCGAGACCAGCACCGTGATCGTCAGCTCGGCGGAGTCCGACGGTGCGAGGTCCCCGACGGCGCACCGCACGAGCTGGGCGGCCCCGCCCTGGGCGAGGCACGCGGCGCCGGCCGGCCCGTCGGACACGGACGCGCTCACGAGCTGCGTCCCAACGGGCAGCCGGTCGGCCACGACGGCGGAGGTCGCGGTGGACGGCCCCGCGTTCGTGAGCGTGAGCGAGTAGGTCAGCTCCTCGCCCGCGACCACGGTCTCCGGCGCCGTCTTGACGAGGGAGAGGCCGGCGGAGGCCACCACCGGCACGGCGACCGTCGCCGTGTTGTTCGACGCGGTCGGGTCGTCCTGGCCGGTGACCGTCGCCGTGTTCGTCAGCCGGCCCGCGGGCGTGGCCGGGTCGAGGATGCCGGTCACGGTGACGGTCCACAGGTCGCCGTCGTCGAGCGAGCCGAGCGTGCAGTGCACGTCGTTCGAGGTGCCCGAGTCGCACGCGCCGTCCGACGCCGTCACGCCCGTCACGCGCACGGCGGCCGGCACGGCGTCGGTGAGGTCGAGGTCGGTGGACGTGCCCGGCCCGTCGTTCCGGGCGGTCAGGACGAACGTGACGGGGCCGCCGGCGACGAGCTGGGGCGCGTCGACGGTCTTGGTCAGGACGAGGTCCGCCGCGGCCTCGACGTTGAGCGTGTAGCTGGCCTCGTCGTTCGCCGCCACCGGGTCGGGGGTGGTCGCCGCGACGGCGGCCGTGTTGACGATCGCCTCGCCCGTCGCCTCCTCGCCGACGATGACCCGGTACGTGAGCGTGACCTCGGCGTCGGGCTCCAGGTCGCCGAGGTCGAAGGCGAGCACCCCGTCGGCGAGGGAGCAGGTGCCGCGGTCGGTCGTGCACGAGCCGGCGACGTAGGAGAGGTCGGCCGGCAGCTCGTCGGTGACGACGGCGTCGGTCGCGGTCGAGGGTCCGTGCGCACGCACGCGCAGCGTGTAGGTGACCTCGTCCCCGTTCGTCGCCTGCGACGTCGACGCCGTCTTCGTGATCGCGAGGTCCGCCGCCGTCGCGATCGTGCCCGTCGCGGTCGAGGAGTCGTTCGCCTCCTCCGGGTCGGGGGTCGCGCTCGTGACGGTCGCCGTGTTCGCGAGCACTCCCGTGGCCGATGCGGCCAGCGTGGCGTCGAGGGTGACCGTCGCCGTCACGCCGACCGGGAGGTCGCCGAGGTCGCACGCGAGGTCGCCGGCCGTGACCTCGCACGTCCCGAGGTCGGGGCTGGCGACGGCGTCGGTGAGCACGGCGGGGAGCTCGTCGGTCAGCTCGACGCCCTCGGCGTCCGCCGGGCCCTCGTTCGTCACGGCGATCGTGTACCGCACGGGCTCGCCCGCCACCGGAGGATCGGTCACGAGCGTCTTCGTCACGGCGAGGTCGGCGGCCGCCGCCTCGATCGCGACGGTGGCCGTCGCGGTGTTGCTCTCCAGGTCCGGGTCGATCGTCGTCGCCGTGGCCGAGGCGGTGTTGACGATCTCGGTCCCGGCGAAGGACGCGGCGACCGTCGCCGTCACCGTCGCGGTGAACGTCCCGCCGCTCACGAGGGAGCCGGGGGAGCAGGACACCTCGCCCGAGGCGACCGAGCACGACCCCGACGGCTCGACGCCCACGTCCTCGAGGCCGGCGGGCAGGGGGTCGACGAGCGTCACCCCGGTGGCGGTCGACGGCCCAGCGTTGTGCAGCTCCAGCGTGTAGGTGACGCTGTCACCCGGGGCGGCCGTGGCGGGCTCGACCGTCTTGTCCAGCTCCAGGTCGGCGGCCGGCCCGGCCGGGGTCGAGGTGGCGACGTGGTTGTTGTCCCAGTTCGGGTCCTCCGTCCCGCTGGTGACGTCGGCGACGTTGGCGATCGAGATGGTGTCGAGGACGATCACGGTCAGCGTCATCGTGGCGGAGCTGCCGGACCGCACGGTGCCGAGGGAGCAGTTGAAGGTCCGCTCCAGGATCTCGCACGTCCCCTGGCTCGGGGTGACCGAGACGAACTCGGCGCTGTCGGTGCCGTACTCGTTGAAGTTGTCGTTGACCTCGACGCCGGTCGCGTCGTCGGGACCGTGGTTCGCGACCACGATCGTCCACGTGAGCAGCTCGCCCTGGCCGACGGGCGACGGGGAGGCCGTCTGGCTGATCTCCAGGTCCGCGGTGGCCGCCGCGTAGGCCGGCGGGAGCACGAGCCCCAGCGAGCCGAGCAGCAGCAGGAGGCCGAGGCCGAGCGCGCTCCATGACCGATCTCGTCGTCCCGTCATCCTGGCCTCCCGAGTCAGCGGCCCGCCCCACGACCGTTGGCAGTGACGATAGCGAACCGGGTGGTCCCGGCGCTGCCCCGGACCGGCGCCGGCTCTCTGCGAGAATCGACGCCGGACGCCGACGGGAGGACGCCATGGCCCAGGACGAGGACTTCCTCGACGTGATCGAGCACGAGGTCGCCGCGGACCCGCGGAACCTCGGCCTGCGGGAGGACTTCGTCCTCCTGCTCCTCCAGCGGGACCCGGACCGCGCCGCGCGCGAGCTCGCTGCCTTCGAGGCCGCGGGCGGCGACCCGGCCCGCGCGCGGGTGCTCCGGGCGCGCCTCATGGCGGCACGCCTGCGCGGCGGGGGAGCCGCGGCCCCGGCCGAGCCGGTGCGGCCGCCGCCGCCGCCAGCCGTCCCCTCCGCGACCCCGCCCGCGCCGCCGGTACCGCCGGCCCGGTCCGTGCCGGCGCCGTCGGACGCGGACGGTGAGCTCGACGACGCGTCGGCGACCGCCGGGCTCTGGGACACGGAGCGGCCGGCCGTCACCCTCGCGGACGTCGCCGGGCTCGCCGAGGTCAAGCAGCACCTCGACTCGACCTTCCTCGCGCCGCTGCGCAACCCCGGGCTCGCGGCGGCGTTCGGTCAGCGGCCGGGCGGCTCGCTGCTGATGTACGGGCCGCCGGGGTGCGGCAAGACGTTCATCGCCAAGGCCATCGCGGGCGATCTCGGCGCGTCGTTCATCCATGTCACGCTCGCCGGCCTGCTCAGCCGGTGGATCGGCGACACGGAGAAGGCCGTCCGCGGCATCTTCCGCGACGCGAGGTCTGCGGCACCGTGCGTCGTCTTCTTCGACGAGTTCGACGCGCTCGGGGGGCGGCGCGCGTCGGGTGGCGGCGGGTCGCACTCGATGCGGATGATCGTGACGCAGCTGCTCGAGGAGCTCGACGGTGTCGCGAGCCAGAACGACGGCGTGTACGTCCTCGCGGCGACCAACCGTCCGTGGGACATCGATCCCGCGCTGCGCCGGCCGGGCCGGATCGACCGCACGGTGCTCGTCCTGCCGCCCGACGAGGTCGCGCGCGAGGCGATCCTGCGCGGCGAGCTGGCTGGCAAGCCCGTCGACGGGGTCGACGCGGCCGCGGTCGCCGCGGCGACCGACGGTTTCTCGGGGGCCGACGTCGCCCAGGTCGCCCGGGTCGCGCTCCAGCGGGCGCTCACGGCGTCGATGAGCGCCGGCGCGATCGTGCCGGTGACGACCGACGGGCTGCTCGCGGCGGCCGCCGGCGTGCTGCCGTCCACCACGTCCTGGTTCGACCAGATGGCGCCCGTCCTGGAGTACGGCGTCGACGACGGGACGTTCGCCCAGCTCCGCGCCTACCGCGTCCGGCACGGCATCCGATGAGCCCGGTGCCGCCGACGCCCGACGTCCCGCGCCCCGACCCGGTCGACCTCGAGCGCGAGGCGATCGAGCGCGACCGCGACCTGGCCTGGGAGCTGTACGAGGCCCAGCCGGAGCACCCGCGGATCGCCGAGCTCACGCGGGGCGTGCTGTCCC encodes:
- a CDS encoding DUF11 domain-containing protein, giving the protein MTGRRDRSWSALGLGLLLLLGSLGLVLPPAYAAATADLEISQTASPSPVGQGELLTWTIVVANHGPDDATGVEVNDNFNEYGTDSAEFVSVTPSQGTCEILERTFNCSLGTVRSGSSATMTLTVIVLDTISIANVADVTSGTEDPNWDNNHVATSTPAGPAADLELDKTVEPATAAPGDSVTYTLELHNAGPSTATGVTLVDPLPAGLEDVGVEPSGSCSVASGEVSCSPGSLVSGGTFTATVTATVAASFAGTEIVNTASATATTIDPDLESNTATATVAIEAAAADLAVTKTLVTDPPVAGEPVRYTIAVTNEGPADAEGVELTDELPAVLTDAVASPDLGTCEVTAGDLACDLGDLPVGVTATVTLDATLAASATGVLANTATVTSATPDPEEANDSSTATGTIATAADLAITKTASTSQATNGDEVTYTLRVRAHGPSTATDAVVTDELPADLSYVAGSCTTDRGTCSLADGVLAFDLGDLEPDAEVTLTYRVIVGEEATGEAIVNTAAVAATTPDPVAANDEASYTLNVEAAADLVLTKTVDAPQLVAGGPVTFVLTARNDGPGTSTDLDLTDAVPAAVRVTGVTASDGACDSGTSNDVHCTLGSLDDGDLWTVTVTGILDPATPAGRLTNTATVTGQDDPTASNNTATVAVPVVASAGLSLVKTAPETVVAGEELTYSLTLTNAGPSTATSAVVADRLPVGTQLVSASVSDGPAGAACLAQGGAAQLVRCAVGDLAPSDSAELTITVLVSPAVPHGTTLVNQAHASSPVPGPSIGRDAVASTLVTASADLATLKSVAPDVLVAGAPATFVVRVHNDGPSVATDVTVSDAVPATLVVDSAAPAGGACSVSGNAVECARASLAPGATWSIVVHATVRDDATGSMTNEAVAASATPDPDETNDVGRVTTTIEASADLRMVKTSLLPTRHPGETGAFFLTVVNRGPSTASDVVVSDTLPAGLTPSGVPDACEVDGQSVTCRYAALASGGVRTALVTVVVDDDATGLVTNTASVSSATPDPVSANDAAEASIEVEPVEPTPPVEPTPSVTPPTVGPPPVTPSPGPTAPTLPTLPTAGASGVVVLSVVGGAALLAGALLLAARRRRSGPRD
- a CDS encoding ATP-binding protein, giving the protein MAQDEDFLDVIEHEVAADPRNLGLREDFVLLLLQRDPDRAARELAAFEAAGGDPARARVLRARLMAARLRGGGAAAPAEPVRPPPPPAVPSATPPAPPVPPARSVPAPSDADGELDDASATAGLWDTERPAVTLADVAGLAEVKQHLDSTFLAPLRNPGLAAAFGQRPGGSLLMYGPPGCGKTFIAKAIAGDLGASFIHVTLAGLLSRWIGDTEKAVRGIFRDARSAAPCVVFFDEFDALGGRRASGGGGSHSMRMIVTQLLEELDGVASQNDGVYVLAATNRPWDIDPALRRPGRIDRTVLVLPPDEVAREAILRGELAGKPVDGVDAAAVAAATDGFSGADVAQVARVALQRALTASMSAGAIVPVTTDGLLAAAAGVLPSTTSWFDQMAPVLEYGVDDGTFAQLRAYRVRHGIR